A DNA window from Desulfomonilaceae bacterium contains the following coding sequences:
- the iorA gene encoding indolepyruvate ferredoxin oxidoreductase subunit alpha: MKELLSGNEAIARGAYEYGVRLASAYPGTPSTEILEYIGERYPEIVAGWAPNEKVAVEVAAGASYGGSRALAAMKHVGLNVAADPFMTLSYTGVNGGFVIIVCDDPAMHSSQNEQDTRNYAKFGKVPCLEPSDSQEAKDLIGEALKISEDYDTPVIFRSSTRISHSMSLVEMRERTEGPRELGLKKDPVKYVMLPAMARKKHPFVEDRLKRLASFAETFSYNKIIMADESLGIITSGVAYQYAREVMPNASFLRLGMVWPLPEKMIRDFASKVKRLVVIEELDPFIEEAVRLMGIDVEGKNLTGLCGELSPELVEMALLGKSSAKSIGSIDMELPLRPPNMCPGCPHRATFTALKKNKVYVAGDIGCYTLGALPPLGMLDNCLCMGAGIGIASGLARTLGEVAKGKAVAVIGDSTFFHSGMTPLLELAYNGGQSTVVIVDNRITAMTGAQQHPGTGFTLREEPTIAVDMAKLCESFGLKRVRVVSPYKLKELEKIVKEELEAPEPSVIIARAPCALLKKGRILPDKPLRIKKDVCTGCKTCINTGCPALEFVRIDAPEPGKKRKGYSKINAALCVGCGTCLEVCKFDAIEEAS; the protein is encoded by the coding sequence GTGAAAGAGCTATTATCTGGAAACGAAGCAATAGCAAGAGGGGCCTACGAATACGGTGTTCGATTGGCCTCAGCCTATCCGGGAACACCTAGCACAGAGATCCTGGAATATATAGGTGAAAGGTACCCGGAAATTGTCGCCGGATGGGCCCCAAATGAAAAAGTGGCTGTAGAAGTGGCGGCAGGCGCCTCCTATGGTGGGTCTAGAGCATTGGCTGCCATGAAACATGTAGGATTAAACGTGGCGGCGGACCCGTTTATGACCCTTTCTTACACCGGAGTTAACGGCGGATTTGTCATAATAGTTTGTGATGATCCTGCGATGCATTCTTCCCAAAATGAGCAGGACACAAGAAATTACGCCAAATTTGGTAAAGTTCCGTGTCTGGAGCCTTCTGACAGCCAGGAAGCCAAAGATTTGATAGGCGAAGCGCTAAAAATAAGCGAAGATTACGACACACCGGTAATATTCAGGAGTTCCACGCGTATCTCGCATTCTATGTCGCTCGTAGAAATGAGGGAAAGAACAGAAGGTCCGAGAGAGTTAGGCCTTAAGAAGGACCCTGTGAAGTATGTAATGCTGCCCGCCATGGCTAGAAAAAAGCATCCCTTTGTGGAAGACAGGCTCAAACGCTTAGCCTCTTTCGCTGAAACTTTTTCTTATAACAAAATTATAATGGCGGACGAATCGTTAGGCATCATAACTTCTGGTGTGGCTTATCAGTATGCAAGAGAAGTCATGCCGAACGCGTCATTTTTGAGATTGGGCATGGTATGGCCCCTTCCGGAAAAGATGATTCGCGATTTCGCTTCAAAGGTTAAACGACTCGTAGTTATTGAAGAATTGGATCCCTTCATCGAGGAAGCGGTTCGTTTGATGGGAATCGACGTCGAGGGAAAAAACCTCACCGGGCTGTGCGGCGAACTATCGCCGGAACTGGTTGAAATGGCGCTCCTGGGAAAGTCTTCGGCCAAGAGTATAGGATCCATCGATATGGAACTGCCTCTCAGACCCCCTAATATGTGCCCGGGATGCCCTCATAGGGCCACCTTTACAGCTCTCAAGAAAAACAAGGTTTACGTTGCGGGTGATATTGGCTGTTACACCCTGGGAGCGCTGCCTCCATTGGGCATGCTGGATAATTGCCTTTGCATGGGAGCCGGCATCGGCATCGCTTCAGGCCTTGCCAGAACACTTGGGGAAGTAGCGAAAGGAAAAGCCGTCGCAGTCATTGGCGATTCCACGTTTTTCCATTCCGGCATGACCCCCCTTCTCGAACTGGCTTATAATGGAGGCCAATCTACAGTTGTAATAGTAGACAACAGAATCACGGCGATGACCGGCGCTCAACAACATCCCGGAACCGGGTTCACATTGAGAGAAGAACCTACAATAGCGGTCGACATGGCCAAACTCTGCGAGTCTTTCGGATTGAAAAGGGTTAGAGTCGTCAGCCCCTACAAGCTTAAAGAGCTGGAAAAGATAGTAAAGGAAGAGTTGGAAGCTCCGGAACCCTCGGTGATCATTGCAAGAGCGCCGTGCGCTCTCCTGAAAAAAGGCCGTATACTCCCGGACAAACCGTTACGAATCAAAAAGGACGTCTGCACCGGTTGTAAGACATGTATAAACACAGGCTGCCCGGCTCTTGAGTTCGTCAGGATCGATGCGCCTGAACCCGGAAAGAAACGGAAGGGCTACTCCAAGATAAACGCGGCGTTGTGCGTCGGATGCGGCACATGCCTTGAGGTTTGCAAGTTTGATGCTATTGAGGAGGCGTCATGA
- a CDS encoding NAD-dependent epimerase/dehydratase family protein: MSDSMNVLLTGGTGFLGEYLLAELLDRRHSVWAHYRSESRKLDTNTFLGGLGLPRSAGSLKWFKGDILEADNQWDQWRQDYKGIKTWTHFVAQRGFYTTAHGRAWGASQDKPRFNGDIKKIDGPKSPLKST; this comes from the coding sequence ATGTCCGATTCCATGAATGTGCTTCTCACCGGTGGAACAGGATTCCTCGGGGAATATCTGTTGGCTGAATTGCTTGATCGCCGTCACAGCGTATGGGCCCACTACAGGAGTGAATCACGAAAGCTGGATACTAATACGTTTCTTGGGGGGCTCGGGCTCCCGAGAAGCGCGGGATCCCTAAAATGGTTCAAGGGTGATATCCTTGAAGCTGACAATCAATGGGACCAGTGGCGCCAGGACTATAAAGGAATAAAGACGTGGACACACTTTGTTGCACAGCGCGGCTTCTACACGACTGCACATGGACGAGCATGGGGAGCCTCTCAGGACAAACCTAGGTTCAACGGTGACATTAAGAAAATTGATGGACCGAAAAGCCCCTTAAAGTCCACATAA
- a CDS encoding L,D-transpeptidase — protein MRQKGEGAPIPGSLLKKLGSIPNPVISFQEDQIQRLEIQVSHSTHVFKLLAHRRGADIQILYECKIGLGAPEFPTPVGTYYVTHIYDQDPWWIPPPNRAWAAGDSPSKRVYGGTMAPLLKKRTPTTRKKDLSNSEDRIEGVVKLEDYGYRFHGTNAPRSIGRNQSHGCVRMISDDAKKVAGIIEDYVGIAERKESENGSYAILKAPVRLNLLK, from the coding sequence GTGCGACAAAAAGGCGAAGGTGCGCCAATACCAGGCTCCCTTCTAAAAAAATTGGGTAGTATTCCAAATCCAGTCATTTCTTTTCAGGAAGATCAAATTCAGAGACTGGAAATCCAGGTAAGTCACTCAACGCATGTTTTTAAATTACTTGCTCACAGGAGAGGCGCCGACATTCAAATACTCTATGAGTGCAAGATCGGGCTCGGGGCCCCAGAATTTCCTACCCCGGTTGGCACTTACTATGTAACGCACATATATGACCAGGACCCGTGGTGGATTCCGCCCCCAAATCGCGCATGGGCGGCGGGGGATTCGCCCAGTAAAAGAGTCTATGGGGGAACCATGGCTCCTCTTCTCAAGAAAAGAACACCAACGACCAGGAAAAAAGACCTTTCGAATTCGGAGGATCGAATTGAGGGTGTTGTGAAACTTGAGGATTATGGCTACAGATTCCATGGCACTAACGCGCCCAGAAGCATCGGACGCAACCAATCTCACGGTTGTGTCCGAATGATTTCCGATGACGCCAAGAAAGTGGCCGGCATAATAGAAGATTACGTGGGTATAGCAGAACGAAAAGAGTCGGAAAATGGGTCTTACGCGATTCTAAAGGCGCCTGTAAGACTGAATCTACTCAAGTAG
- a CDS encoding flavin reductase family protein, producing the protein MIPEVDYNVFRGLSYGLYLVTSADGARINGQIVNTVIQVTSQPPCVAVIINRMNYTHELIISGGIFGVSVLKDSTPFPFIGLFGFKSGRDVNKFEKTGHFIGPNGCPLVTDNVLGVMEVKVKNHLDVGTHTVFIGEVVFSKSIDEGRPLTYEYYHVHLKGKTSKNAPTYNPKA; encoded by the coding sequence ATGATCCCTGAAGTCGATTACAACGTATTTCGTGGCCTCAGTTACGGCTTGTATCTCGTAACATCAGCCGATGGGGCTCGCATCAACGGGCAAATCGTTAACACTGTAATACAGGTTACTTCTCAGCCGCCCTGCGTCGCAGTAATTATCAACAGAATGAATTACACCCATGAGTTAATTATAAGCGGCGGCATTTTTGGTGTATCGGTGCTCAAAGACTCCACGCCTTTTCCCTTCATTGGACTTTTTGGATTCAAATCAGGACGTGACGTAAATAAATTTGAGAAAACCGGCCATTTCATTGGCCCAAATGGATGTCCGCTCGTGACTGATAATGTCTTGGGCGTAATGGAAGTCAAAGTCAAAAATCATTTGGATGTAGGCACACACACAGTTTTTATTGGTGAGGTAGTTTTTTCGAAATCCATAGATGAGGGTCGGCCTCTCACTTACGAATACTATCATGTACATTTGAAGGGAAAAACGTCGAAAAACGCTCCTACGTATAATCCTAAAGCCTGA